The following proteins come from a genomic window of Ignavibacteriales bacterium:
- a CDS encoding GAF domain-containing protein — MSDTITINKSLSDEEIYKSLLPQIEALININEPLISNLANVSAALKEAFNKISWVGFYLYRDGKLFLGPFQGKIACTVIEMNKGVCGTSAASKKTIIIDDVNKFPGHIACDSGSRSEIVIPLMKDEMIFGVFDLDSYEEGSFNKVDKKYLEMLCDHLTKKLSFERFTL; from the coding sequence ATGTCAGATACAATTACAATTAATAAATCTCTATCCGATGAGGAGATTTATAAATCGTTATTACCTCAAATTGAAGCGCTCATTAACATTAATGAACCGTTGATTTCCAACTTGGCAAATGTTTCAGCGGCACTAAAAGAAGCGTTTAATAAAATTAGCTGGGTTGGATTTTACTTATATAGAGACGGGAAACTTTTTCTAGGTCCATTCCAGGGAAAAATTGCATGTACTGTCATTGAGATGAATAAAGGTGTTTGCGGTACTTCCGCTGCGTCAAAGAAAACAATTATAATTGATGATGTGAATAAATTTCCCGGACACATAGCATGCGATTCGGGATCTCGTTCTGAAATCGTAATTCCCCTAATGAAAGATGAAATGATTTTCGGTGTGTTCGATCTGGACAGCTATGAAGAAGGTTCATTTAATAAGGTAGATAAAAAATATTTAGAAATGCTTTGCGATCATTTAACCAAAAAACTATCTTTTGAAAGATTTACTTTATAA